From the Glandiceps talaboti chromosome 12, keGlaTala1.1, whole genome shotgun sequence genome, one window contains:
- the LOC144443887 gene encoding uncharacterized protein LOC144443887 isoform X1 — translation MPPAGSVTAPVITPLKIPEAGKPLNHVDSNTNIEIKSATPGSSIFFTTNGSRPEPFGKPGKGSTVRYKGPFQLNHGRRVVKAIAVSRDGQNESKVVTKTFAVEYADAEDDNIEDDDQSFQMDTRTRFQGTTSARDVMLMSQSMNTGYSNGTYQDPYSNPVMSRSQTSLGFGNSGPMATLNGPVEHIMRDRYRGQTNPEYFFHYHLHETPRASFNTPQAWQGTTMQVPALMNSSAGTQTAGMYYPTPDQNKRIQEQEEEIKMLRESIETQKFKLTDTSPGKGYWKKQIQHIAAHLEAYAQRDAEFKAAIGQPKMGKISAADVDDNEDDEITISVTFQLKEGASRKNDIYKQTAAYDKAEPRRPRKPTNKRTPAKKQDKLSGADYRLLKEVGAKGSGNPDEVQDLLDEGANANCQSADNIPVLTVAVMNNHVDCIPTLVDAGADVNAKADGRNGNTALHEGVLLGPDGQEAIEALLDDKANPKRKNNRGDTPYDIAIKKGYESIAALFASSMGQDAVGKFSGGSKGRRMSRDSQMSDRSTKTTRRQTYREKRAKDNGTVVEAPNFNAQKDSEVLRKAMKGFGTDEKAIIEVLTKRINRQRQKISREFKTMYGKDLIKELHGETSGNFRTTLMGLMKKPAEFDASEVNKAVKGLGTDEDALIEILCTRDNAEILAIKDEYDRLFKKSLEDDVISDTSGHFRRVLVSCIQGNRPEGDEVDPDKAKEDAEALYKAGEKKWGTDESTFNMIMSSRSYAQLRATFDEYAKLSKYDIEQSIKREMSGDLKESMLTIVRCVQNKNKYFADKLYKTMKGAGTKDDPLIRIVVSRCEIDMINIKKEFQTAYNKSLGKFIAEDTSGDYKKTLVSLVGGES, via the exons ATGCCACCAGCTGGTTCAGTTACTGCACCAGTTATTACACCACTAAAGATTCCTGAAGCAGGAAAACCTTTGAATCATGTAGACTCtaatacaaatattgaaattaaatcaG CCACTCCAGGGTCATCTATATTTTTCACAACAAATGGATCAAGACCGGAACCATTTGGTAAACCAGGGAAAGGTAGCACAGTGCGCTACAAGGGACCATTTCAACTGAATCATGGCAGACGAGTTGTGAAAGCTATAGCTGTATCAAG AGATGGTCAAAATGAAAGCAAGGTAGTCACCAAAACCTTTGCCGTAGAGTATGCCGACGCTGAGGACGATAACATTGAAGATGACGACCAAAGTTTTCAAATGGACACAAGGACAAGA ttTCAGGGTACAACAAGTGCAAGAgatgtaatgttaatgtcacaAAGTATGAACACTGGTTATAGTAATGGTACTTACCAAGATCCATACTCTAATCCTGTTATGTCAAGAAGTCAG ACATCACTTGGCTTTGGAAACAGTGGACCAATGGCAACTCTTAATGGTCCTGTAGAACACATAATGAGAGACAGATACAGAGGTCAAACCAACCCAGAGTACTTTTTCCA CTATCACCTACATGAAACACCCAGAGCA tCATTCAATACACCTCAGGCATGGCAGGGGACAACAATGCAAGTTCCAGCACTCATGAACAGTTCTGCCGGCACCCAGACAGCTGGAATGTACTATCCAACGCCGGATCAAAACAAGAGAATACAGGAACAAGAAGAGGAAATCAAAATGCTGAGAGAAAGCATTGAAACCCAGAAATTTAAACTAACAGATACCAGTCCTGGAAAGGGGTACTGGAAAAAACAGATTCAGCACATCGCTGCTCATTTAGAAGCTTATGCTCAACGAGATGCAGAATTCAAAGCTGCTATTGGTCAGCCTAAAATGGGAAAG atatCAGCTGCAGATGTTGATGATAATGAAGATGATGAAATTACAATATCGGTGACCTTTCAACTCAAAGAAGGAGCATCCAGGAAAA ATGATATCTACAAGCAAACAGCTGCATATGATAAAG CAGAACCAAGGAGACCACgtaaaccaaccaacaaacgtACGCCAGCAAAGAAACAAGACAAATTATCT GGCGCTGACTACAGACTACTTAAAGAAGTTGGAGCTAAGGGAAGTGGAAACCCTGATGAGGTACAAGATTTACTAGATGAG GGAGCCAATGCAAACTGTCAAAGTGCTGATAACATTCCAGTGTTAACAGTAGCTGTGATGAATAACCATGTAGACTGTATCCCAACACTGGTAGATGCTGGGGCTGATGTCAATGCTAAGGCTGATGGCAG GAATGGTAACACAGCACTCCATGAAGGTGTGTTACTGGGTCCTGATGGTCAGGAAGCCATTGAAGCCCTCCTTGATGACAAAGCCAACCCGAAACGTAAAAATAACAGAGGAGATACGCCATATGATATTGCAATAAAGAAAGGTTATGAGTCCATTGCAGCACTTTTTGCTAGTAGTATGGGACAGGATGCTGTGGGGAAATTTTCCGGTGGAAGTAAGGGCAGAAGAATGTCTAGAGATTCACAAATGTCAGACAGAAGTACAAAAACTACAAGAAGACAAACATACAGGGAAAAGAGAGCTAAG GACAATGGTACAGTGGTGGAGGCACCTAACTTCAATGCACAGAAAGACTCTGAAGTACTTAGGAAAGCAATGAAAGGTTTTG GTACGGATGAGAAGGCTATCATAGAAGTTCTTACAAAACGTATAAACAGGCAAAGACAGAAAATATCCAGAGAATTCAAAACGATGTACGGCAAG GATCTAATAAAGGAACTACATGGAGAAACTAGTGGTAACTTTAGGACAACTTTAATGGGACTGATGAAGAAACCTGCAGAATTTGATGCATCAGAGGTCAACAAAGCAGTCAAg GGTTTAGGTACAGATGAAGATGCCTTGATTGAGATcctatgtaccagagataatgCAGAAATTTTAGCCATCAAAGATGAATATGATAGAC TATTCAAGAAATCGTTAGAAGATGATGTCATCTCTGATACATCAGGCCACTTCAGGAGGGTTCTTGTGTCATGTATCCAAGGCAACCGACCTGAGGGTGATGAGGTTGATCCTGACAAGGCTAAGGAAGATGCTGAG GCTCTGTACAAAGCTGGAGAGAAGAAGTGGGGAACTGACGAGTCTACATTTAACATGATTATGTCATCTAGGAGCTATGCTCAACTCAGGGCTACATTCGATGAATATGCCAAACTTAGTAAATATGACATTGAACAATCCATCAAAAGAGAGATGTCTGGAGATCTCAAAGAGAGCATGCTAACTATCG TGAGATGTGTACAAAACAAGAACAAGTACTTTGCagacaaactttacaagacaatGAAG GGAGCCGGTACAAAGGATGACCCTCTAATCCGAATTGTTGTCTCACGTTGTGAGATTGATATGATCAACATCAAGAAAGAATTCCAGACCGCATATAACAAAAGTCTTGGCAAATTTATTGCT GAAGATACATCTGGCGATTACAAGAAAACACTTGTTAGTTTGGTTGGTGGAGAGAGTTAA
- the LOC144443887 gene encoding uncharacterized protein LOC144443887 isoform X2, whose amino-acid sequence MPPAGSVTAPVITPLKIPEAGKPLNHVDSNTNIEIKSATPGSSIFFTTNGSRPEPFGKPGKGSTVRYKGPFQLNHGRRVVKAIAVSRDGQNESKVVTKTFAVEYADAEDDNIEDDDQSFQMDTRTRFQGTTSARDVMLMSQSMNTGYSNGTYQDPYSNPVMSRSQTSLGFGNSGPMATLNGPVEHIMRDRYRGQTNPEYFFHYHLHETPRASFNTPQAWQGTTMQVPALMNSSAGTQTAGMYYPTPDQNKRIQEQEEEIKMLRESIETQKFKLTDTSPGKGYWKKQIQHIAAHLEAYAQRDAEFKAAIGQPKMGKISAADVDDNEDDEITISVTFQLKEGASRKNDIYKQTAAYDKEPRRPRKPTNKRTPAKKQDKLSGADYRLLKEVGAKGSGNPDEVQDLLDEGANANCQSADNIPVLTVAVMNNHVDCIPTLVDAGADVNAKADGRNGNTALHEGVLLGPDGQEAIEALLDDKANPKRKNNRGDTPYDIAIKKGYESIAALFASSMGQDAVGKFSGGSKGRRMSRDSQMSDRSTKTTRRQTYREKRAKDNGTVVEAPNFNAQKDSEVLRKAMKGFGTDEKAIIEVLTKRINRQRQKISREFKTMYGKDLIKELHGETSGNFRTTLMGLMKKPAEFDASEVNKAVKGLGTDEDALIEILCTRDNAEILAIKDEYDRLFKKSLEDDVISDTSGHFRRVLVSCIQGNRPEGDEVDPDKAKEDAEALYKAGEKKWGTDESTFNMIMSSRSYAQLRATFDEYAKLSKYDIEQSIKREMSGDLKESMLTIVRCVQNKNKYFADKLYKTMKGAGTKDDPLIRIVVSRCEIDMINIKKEFQTAYNKSLGKFIAEDTSGDYKKTLVSLVGGES is encoded by the exons ATGCCACCAGCTGGTTCAGTTACTGCACCAGTTATTACACCACTAAAGATTCCTGAAGCAGGAAAACCTTTGAATCATGTAGACTCtaatacaaatattgaaattaaatcaG CCACTCCAGGGTCATCTATATTTTTCACAACAAATGGATCAAGACCGGAACCATTTGGTAAACCAGGGAAAGGTAGCACAGTGCGCTACAAGGGACCATTTCAACTGAATCATGGCAGACGAGTTGTGAAAGCTATAGCTGTATCAAG AGATGGTCAAAATGAAAGCAAGGTAGTCACCAAAACCTTTGCCGTAGAGTATGCCGACGCTGAGGACGATAACATTGAAGATGACGACCAAAGTTTTCAAATGGACACAAGGACAAGA ttTCAGGGTACAACAAGTGCAAGAgatgtaatgttaatgtcacaAAGTATGAACACTGGTTATAGTAATGGTACTTACCAAGATCCATACTCTAATCCTGTTATGTCAAGAAGTCAG ACATCACTTGGCTTTGGAAACAGTGGACCAATGGCAACTCTTAATGGTCCTGTAGAACACATAATGAGAGACAGATACAGAGGTCAAACCAACCCAGAGTACTTTTTCCA CTATCACCTACATGAAACACCCAGAGCA tCATTCAATACACCTCAGGCATGGCAGGGGACAACAATGCAAGTTCCAGCACTCATGAACAGTTCTGCCGGCACCCAGACAGCTGGAATGTACTATCCAACGCCGGATCAAAACAAGAGAATACAGGAACAAGAAGAGGAAATCAAAATGCTGAGAGAAAGCATTGAAACCCAGAAATTTAAACTAACAGATACCAGTCCTGGAAAGGGGTACTGGAAAAAACAGATTCAGCACATCGCTGCTCATTTAGAAGCTTATGCTCAACGAGATGCAGAATTCAAAGCTGCTATTGGTCAGCCTAAAATGGGAAAG atatCAGCTGCAGATGTTGATGATAATGAAGATGATGAAATTACAATATCGGTGACCTTTCAACTCAAAGAAGGAGCATCCAGGAAAA ATGATATCTACAAGCAAACAGCTGCATATGATAAAG AACCAAGGAGACCACgtaaaccaaccaacaaacgtACGCCAGCAAAGAAACAAGACAAATTATCT GGCGCTGACTACAGACTACTTAAAGAAGTTGGAGCTAAGGGAAGTGGAAACCCTGATGAGGTACAAGATTTACTAGATGAG GGAGCCAATGCAAACTGTCAAAGTGCTGATAACATTCCAGTGTTAACAGTAGCTGTGATGAATAACCATGTAGACTGTATCCCAACACTGGTAGATGCTGGGGCTGATGTCAATGCTAAGGCTGATGGCAG GAATGGTAACACAGCACTCCATGAAGGTGTGTTACTGGGTCCTGATGGTCAGGAAGCCATTGAAGCCCTCCTTGATGACAAAGCCAACCCGAAACGTAAAAATAACAGAGGAGATACGCCATATGATATTGCAATAAAGAAAGGTTATGAGTCCATTGCAGCACTTTTTGCTAGTAGTATGGGACAGGATGCTGTGGGGAAATTTTCCGGTGGAAGTAAGGGCAGAAGAATGTCTAGAGATTCACAAATGTCAGACAGAAGTACAAAAACTACAAGAAGACAAACATACAGGGAAAAGAGAGCTAAG GACAATGGTACAGTGGTGGAGGCACCTAACTTCAATGCACAGAAAGACTCTGAAGTACTTAGGAAAGCAATGAAAGGTTTTG GTACGGATGAGAAGGCTATCATAGAAGTTCTTACAAAACGTATAAACAGGCAAAGACAGAAAATATCCAGAGAATTCAAAACGATGTACGGCAAG GATCTAATAAAGGAACTACATGGAGAAACTAGTGGTAACTTTAGGACAACTTTAATGGGACTGATGAAGAAACCTGCAGAATTTGATGCATCAGAGGTCAACAAAGCAGTCAAg GGTTTAGGTACAGATGAAGATGCCTTGATTGAGATcctatgtaccagagataatgCAGAAATTTTAGCCATCAAAGATGAATATGATAGAC TATTCAAGAAATCGTTAGAAGATGATGTCATCTCTGATACATCAGGCCACTTCAGGAGGGTTCTTGTGTCATGTATCCAAGGCAACCGACCTGAGGGTGATGAGGTTGATCCTGACAAGGCTAAGGAAGATGCTGAG GCTCTGTACAAAGCTGGAGAGAAGAAGTGGGGAACTGACGAGTCTACATTTAACATGATTATGTCATCTAGGAGCTATGCTCAACTCAGGGCTACATTCGATGAATATGCCAAACTTAGTAAATATGACATTGAACAATCCATCAAAAGAGAGATGTCTGGAGATCTCAAAGAGAGCATGCTAACTATCG TGAGATGTGTACAAAACAAGAACAAGTACTTTGCagacaaactttacaagacaatGAAG GGAGCCGGTACAAAGGATGACCCTCTAATCCGAATTGTTGTCTCACGTTGTGAGATTGATATGATCAACATCAAGAAAGAATTCCAGACCGCATATAACAAAAGTCTTGGCAAATTTATTGCT GAAGATACATCTGGCGATTACAAGAAAACACTTGTTAGTTTGGTTGGTGGAGAGAGTTAA
- the LOC144443888 gene encoding phosphopantothenoylcysteine decarboxylase-like: protein MAEGGSSPNQLSASRDINTNKHVLVGCTGSVASVKVPNVVEQLLTTMKNVEVEVVATEKSLHFFDQFSLPVKVHQDSDEWTTWQKLQDPVLHIELRRWADVLVIAPLDANTLAKLSHGICDNLLTCTVRAWDLHKPLLFCPAMNTHMWDHPLTAKQISSLKELGYREVPCIAKKLACGDVGIGAMAEVPTIVGAIQQVLQ, encoded by the exons ATGGCGGAAGGCGGATCGTCGCCAAATCAGTTGTCGGCCAGCAGGGATATAAATACCAATAAACATGTGTTGGTTGGCTGTACAGGGAGCGTAGCATCGGTTAAAGTGCCAAATGTTGTAGAACAACTTCTGACAACCATGAAAAAT GTTGAAGTAGAGGTAGTTGCAACTGAGAAATCACTTCACttctttgaccagttttcactacCAGTGAAAGTACATCAAGATTCTGATGAATGGACA ACTTGGCAAAAACTACAAGATCCTGTGTTACACATTGAGCTGAGACGATGGGCTGACGTATTGGTTATTGCTCCTCTAGATGCAAATACACTAGCTAAGCTATCACATGGCATATGTGATAATTTATTG ACATGTACAGTTAGAGCATGGGATCTACACAAACCATTACTGTTCTGTCCAGCCATGAATACTCACATGTGGGATCATCCTCTCACAGCGAAACAGATTAGCTCACTGAAAGAGTTAGGATACAGGGAAGTGCCATGCATTGCTAAGAAACTGGCGTGTGGTGATGTAG GTATTGGAGCTATGGCTGAAGTACCAACTATTGTCGGTGCAATCCAACAAGTTTTACAGTGA
- the LOC144442905 gene encoding BMP-binding endothelial regulator protein-like: protein MRCLVVVFAVLFTSSFSEAKRRPDLPPEGWVTCVAKGDPHYITFDGLEYEFSGHCSYVLVQDCTAHRVTSKFEVSATNMVIGRTSRVIEVKLKVNPYEIELLENKQIKVDGILLDDPFFPYHVNKGNDVIIYEDGDYIRLETSNGIHVLWDGAFHVEVDVHKEPIEHGELTVCGMCGNVNSNPNMLDDLRYYDGTPITGTSQSHIDELAMTWAVENSCVTI, encoded by the exons ATGCGTTGCCTAGTCGTGGTTTTTGCGGTACTTTTTACATCAAGTTTTTCG GAAGCTAAAAGGCGTCCCGATCTTCCACCTGAAG GATGGGTGACGTGTGTTGCCAAGGGCGATCCTCACTACATAACTTTCGATGGATTGGAATACGAATTTTCCGGTCACTGTTCGTATGTCTTGGTACAGGACTGTACTGCTCACCGAGTGACTTCAAAATTTGAAGTGTCCGCCACTAACATGGTGATAGGAAGAACTTCTCGCGTTATCGAAGTTAAACTGAAAGTTAACCCTTACGAAATTGAACTTCTTGAAAATAAACAGATCAAG gtCGATGGAATTCTGTTGGACGACCCATTCTTCCCGTACCACGTTAACAAAGGCAATGACGTGATCATTTACGAAGACGGCGATTACATCCGACTTGAGACCTCCAATGGCATCCATGTATTGTGGGACGGAGCATTCCACGTTGAAGTTGACGTACACAAAGAGCCAATTGAACACGGAGAGTTGACTGTGTGCGGTATGTGTGGTAACGTGAATTCAAACCCAAATATGCTGGACGATCTGAGATATTACGATGGTACCCCAATAACAGGGACTAGCCAATCTCACATCGACGAACTGGCTATGACCTGGGCTGTGGAAAACAG CTGTGTTACTATCTAA